The genomic stretch CTGGCCGCCCTGCGGTACGCGGGCAGCGGCGTGCCCAGCTGGTCCTCCGAGTTCGACGACTGGGGCCGGCGGGCCCTGGAGGCCCGCGACTGGGACGCCCTGCTGGACTTCCTGCACAAGGCCCCGGCCGGCCGCTACGCCCACCCGCGCACCGAACACTTCGCCCCGCTCTTCGTCACCATGGGCGCGGCGGAGGCGGGCGGCGAGCTGGACGCGCAGAAGTCGGTGATCGACGGTTTCTGGATGGGGATGGCGAAGCGGTCGGTGCAGTTCGGCTGAGCTACAGCTCTTTCTCGTACCAGGCCACGTCCCAGTAGCGGCCGAACTTGCGGCCGACCTCGCGGTACGTGCCGACGTGGCGGAAGCCGAAGCGGGCGTGCAGCCGCTCGGAGGCCTCGTTGGGCTGGGCGATCCCGGCGTAGGCGCGGTGCACGTCCTCGTCGGCCAGCGCCTTGAAGAGGGCGTCGTAGAGCAGCGTGCCGATACCGCGTTGGCCGGCGTCTGCGGCGACGTACACCGAAACCTCCACGGATGTCTCGTACGCGGGCTTCGGTCGGTAAGGACTGGATGTGGCGTACCCCAGGATTTGCTGTGATTCCGCTCCCGTGGCAACCATGAGCCGGTGCGGGCCGTCTTCCGGGTGGGAGAGCAGCCAAGGACGGCGCTCTTCCGGAGTGAAGATCGCGGTATCGAATGTGATGGCCGTCTCGCGTACATAGTGGTTGTAGATCGCCGTGAGGGCGTCGAGGTCCCCCTCGATTCCCGCCCTGACCTGCACCTCTGTGTGTTCTGTCGGCATGCCGCCTCCCCAGGTGGCGGACAGGGTACTGCATGATCATAAAAATTGGGGGGCGGGTTGGGAATTCTGTCCGGATTCCAGTCGTTGTTTCCCACGGATGCAGGGCGCTCGGAGAGAGTCCCAGAGTCACTCCCCCCGGTGCCGAGCGTTCGTCAGGACCACCCGCCAGACCACCATCGCAAGGGAGCACGCATGGCAACCCGTGCCGTCGCCCGTCGTCAGTCCGCCACCGGCGAGACGGCCGACTCGGCAAGCAGTGTTCGCGCTCATGGCGGCGAGATCGCAGACCGCGACCTGGTCGGCATGTACCTCGACGAGATCGCGCGTACGCCGCTGCTCGACGCCGCAAAGGAGGTCGAGCTGTCCCAGACCATCGAGGCGGGTGTCTTCGCGCAGCAGGTCCTCGACGGTGAGGAGGAGTCCAAGACGGACGCCACCCGCGAGGAGCTGGAAGCGCTGGCCGCCGCCGGCGAGCGGGCCAAGGACGTCTTCATCCGCTCCAACCTCCGCCTGGTCGTCGCCGTCGCCCGGCGCTACCCGCGCAGCGGCCTGCCCCTGCTGGACCTGATCCAGGAGGGCAACGCCGGCCTGGTGCGCGCCGTCGAGAAGTTCGACTACCGCAAGGGCTTCAAGTTCTCGACGTACGCCACCTGGTGGATCCGTCAGGCCATCACCCGCTCCATCGCCGACCAGTCCCGCACCATCCGGCTCCCCGTCCACCTGGTGGAGGAGCTGGGCCGTATCCGCCGTGTGCAGCGCGAGTTCAACCGGGAGAACGGCCGCGACCCGGAGCCCGCGGAGATCGCCGCGGAGCTGGCCACCACGCCGGAGCGCGTCACCGACGTCCTCGACTGGGCCCGCGACCCCGTCTCGCTGAACATGTCGGTGGACGACGAGGGCGAGACCCAGTTCGGCGACCTGCTGGAGGACACGTCGGCGGTGTCGCCCGAGCAGTCGGTCCTCACCCTGCTCCGCAGTGAGGAACTGGACGACCTGATCGGCCGCCTGGACCAGCGCACGGCCTCCATCATCAAGATGCGGTACGGCATCGAGGACGGCCGCGAGCGCACGCTGACCGAGGTCGGCAAGGAGCACGGCCTGACCCGCGAACGCATCCGCCAGATCGAGAAGCACGCGCTGCTCGAACTGAAGAAGCTGGCGCGGGACACGGGCTTCGACGCGGCGGCGTAACGGCAGGGCTGTATGGGCCAGGCGCCGGATATACGGCGCCTGGCGGCCTCCGGTGACCTGCAGTCTGTTGTTTCCGGCAGTCTGCGGTCGTGCCTCCGGTTCTCCGCTTCTCCGGTGTGCCGTGCCCGGCCGACTGGGGCGCCTGTGGCCGTGCGGTGCGGGGGTACGGTGCTTGGAGGGGGGTGGCGCCAGTGGGCGTAGGGTGCATGGGCGCGGTGCTCGGGGGCGGGTGGCGGCAGTGGGCGTACGGTGCCTGGGGGGCGCGCACGCCGGTGGCGAAAGACGGCGCAAACATGGCCTGGTCGCATCGCTTCAAGTCCCGGACCCGCGGGAACAACCTCTGCGGGTCCAGCAGCAGCCAGGCCCAGGGAAACGCACTCCCCCCACGGCACCTCATCGCACCGCACCGAACAGACCGGCCGACCCCACAAGCTAGCCCCGCACGACCCACCTCACCCCCAGCCACGTCCCGACGCACATCCCCCCCGGCGCCGGGACCTTCCCAAGTCGGGCTTCGGCACCTGTCCCCCCGGGTGCCGAAGCCCGGCTTCATCTGTGTCCCTGTTCGTAGGGTGCGCGCAGGTCCGTCAAAGGGCTGGGGTACTGGCCAACTGCTCTGATCTGCTTGACCGTTGAGGACTGTTCCAGGCCGCCCTTTCCCGTCGGGCAGCCGCCCGTGCGCGCAGTGCCGTGGCCGCCCAGTCGATCACCGGGTCACCGGTTGCGCCAGGGCGCCCCACCTTCCGGTCTCCCCTTGGGGGAGACTCAAGTCCTTGGGGGACACTCAAGTCCGCGTGGGTGACGGGGCGCTGCCGGAACCTGGAACTTGGAATGGCGGCCCACCCCGTACCTGAACCCCGGGGTGGACCGCCGGATGGCAGATTCTGCCACATGGGCATAGCCTGCCGGAGTGAGCACCACCCCCAGCCCCGCCCACCAGCAGTTTTCCGCTTCCGCGCCGGTCTCGCTGACCGAGCGCCGGAAGGCCGAGACCCGGACGGAGATCGCCCGCGCGGCGGCCGCCCTGTTCGTCCGCCAGGGCCTGCGGGCCACCCGCGCCGAGGACATCGCCCAGGCCGCGGGCATCGCACCTCGTACGTTCTACCGCTACTTCGCCACCAAGGAGGAAGCGGTCGCCCCTCTCTACGCGGCGGGCGCCCAGCGCTGGGCGGAAGCGGTCCGCGCGGCCCCGGCCCACCTCACCGTCCCGGAGGCTCTGGAACACGCCGTCCACCACACCCTCACCCCCGGTGTCGGTGTCTCGGCGGCGTCCTGGGAATGGGTCCGCACTCTCATCCGCCTGGCCGACGCCAGCCCCGCCCTGCGCAAGGTCTGGGCCGAGGTATGTCAGGAGTCGGACCAAACCCTGGCCGAGATCCTGGCGTCCAGGCCAACTGGCCTCAAAAGCAGCGGAGTTGACGCGAGCGAAGCTGCTGGATCCGAGTCAGCCGAAGACCGCGAAGAATCCGGAGGCCACGGAGGCCACGGAGGACGCGGAGGACGCGGAGGACGCGAGGGCTACGAAAGACGCGAGGGCCACGTAAGACGCGAAGCCTACGAAAGACGCGAAGCCTACGAAGGGCGCGAAGCGAACGACAACGTTGACGCGCGTCCCACGCCCTCCATGCCCCCCACACGCCCCTTTTCCGTCACCCCGGACCTCCGCTTCGCCGCGGCCGTCGCCGGTGCGGCCGTCCGCGTGGCCGTGGAGTCCTGGGCCGCCACCTCCTCCCCGCCCACCGGCCCCGAAGGCCCCGCAGCCCTGGCGCTGCACAACCTCGGATCCTTGCGGGGCTTCGGGTGGGGCGGGCAAACCCAGGGCTACACCTAGGTCACCCCAGCCGGGACCTCGCACAGGCGGTAACTACCGGGGCTCCAAGACCGGCCGCCCCCGCCTGCCCCAACCCCCCGCCCGACTCCCCCCGGCCCGACTCGCCCTACCGGCCCGTCTCGCCCCCACGCTGCTCAACGACCCACCCGACTCAATCACCCAACCCCACCCACTCCTCACCTCTTCCCTCTCACCCGGCTCAACGACCCGCCCGACTCAGCCGTCCCCCCAACTCCCGCACGCATTCCACCAGTTCATCCGGCCCCCGCACCGTGAACTCGCACCCCGCCATCGCCAGCCGCATCGCCAGCCATTCCACGGGTTCGCCGGAGGTGCCCCGCAGGACACAGCCGCCCTCGCCGTCGTCCTCCGGCACCCCGAGCCAGGCCTGCACCCGCGTGGAGACCTGCGCCGCCGGTGCGGCGAACCGCACCGCGAACTCGTACGTCTCCTGTCGCCGATGAATGGACCGCCGTAGATACTCGGCGGCGCTCCCTGTCGGCAACTCCCGTGGCACGAACCGGACTCCGGTCGCGAACGGCTGACTCACCCGGTCCACCCGGAAGGTGCGCCAGTCGGCGCGGTCGAGGTCGTAGGCGACGAGATACCACCGCCGCCCGGTCGACACCAGCCGATACGGCTCGGTCAGCCGTCGCGACTCGCTGTCGTCCTTGTCGCGGTAGGCGAACCGCAGCCGCTCATGCCCCGCTACCGTCGAGGCCATCACGGTCAGCGTCTCCGGCGCGATGCTCGGTCCGTCCCCGCTGGTCAGCGAGGTGGTCGCCGCCTGCAGCGTGGACACCCGGTGGCGCAGCCGGGTCGGCAGCACCTGCTCCAGCTTGGCCAGGGCCCGTACGGACGCCTCGTCCACGCCCTCCACCGCATGCCCGGCACCGGCCCGCAGGCCCACCGCGATCGCCACCGCCTCCTCGTCGTCCAGCACCAGCGGCGGCATCGCCTTGCCCGCGACCAGCCGGTACCCGCCGTCCGCGCCTTTCGTGGCCTGCACCGGATAGCCCAGCTCCCGCAACCGGTCGATGTCCCGCCGCACGGTACGACGCGACACCCCGAGTCGCTCGGCCAGTTCCCCACCGGGCCACTCGCGAGGCGTCTGGAGGAGCGAGAGCAGCTGCAACACCCGGGCGGGTGTGTCGGTAGTCATACCTACGAGCATGCCGCACGACTAGGACACAATCTGACCTAGTGCCGTCCTACCTTCAGGTCATGACTTCGCACGACGACAACACCCTCAAGGGGCGCGGGACTGTGTCCGGCAGCGGCTCCGCCGCGCGGCGCGACAAGCCGCAGACGACCGGCAGCCGGGACGACTCGGGGACTCCGACGGTGCTTCCCGAACCGTCACCCGACCGAACCCGCTGGCTGGCTCTGGCGATCGTCATGGCCGCAGCCTTCATGGACCTGGTCGACGTGACGATCGTCAACATCGCCATCCCGTCCATCCAGCGGAGTGCAGACGCCTCGGTCAGCCAGATCCAGTGGATAACCGCCGGCTACGCCCTGGCCTTCGCCGCCGGTCTGATCACCGGCGGCCGTCTCGGCGACATCCACGGCCGCAAACGGCTCTTCCTCATCGGTATCGGCGGTTTCACCCTCGCCTCCGCCCTGTGCGGCTTCGCCGCGAACCCGGAGATGCTGGTCGCCTCCCGCCTGCTGCAGGGAGGTATGGCGGCGATGATGGTGCCGCAGGTGCTGTCGATCGTGCACGCCACCTTCCCGGCCCACGAACGCGGCAAGGTGTTCGGCATGTTCGGCGCGGTCGTCGGTCTGGGCGCGGTCTCCGGCCCGCTGCTGGGCGCGCTGCTGACGGAGTGGAACCTTTTCGGCCTCGAATGGCGGCCCATCTTCCTCATCAACCTCCCTGTAGGTGTTCTGGCCTGGATGCTGGGCCGCCGTTTCATCACGGAATCGAAGGCCCCCAAGGCCCTGAAACTGGACCTCGTCGGTGTCGCCCTGGTCTCGCTCGGTCTGCTGATGCTGCTGTACCCGCTCACACGCGGCCGTGAGCTGGGCTGGCCGCTGTGGGGGTACGGCTGTATGGCCGGTGCGCTCGTCGTCTTCGTGGCGCTGGTGTCGTACGAAAAACGGAAGGCGGCCGGCGACGGTTCCCCGCTCATCGAGCTGTCCCTCTTCCGGGTGAAGAGCTTCGCGGCGGGCATCGCCGTACAGACCGTCTTCGGTGTCGCGCTCGGCATCTTCTTCCTGGTCTGGACGCTGTACATGCAGATCGGCCTGGGCTGGAGCCCGCTGCGAGCCGGGCTCACCGGCGTGCCGTTCTCCCTCGCGGTGTCGACGGCGGCCGGGATGTCGGTGCAGAAGCTGGTCCCGAGGTTCGGGCGGAAGGTGCTCCAGGCGGGCGCGCTGGTGATGGGAGCGGGCGTGCTGCTCTATCTGTGGGAGGCACACCGGTACGGCCTCGCCATCGCCTCCTGGCAGATGGCGCTGCCGCTGGTCGTCATGGGCGCCGGCATGGGTCTGATCGTCGCCCCGCTGACCGACGCGGTGCTCTCGGAGGTGCCGCGCGAGCACGCCGGATCCGCGTCCGGACTGATCAACACGGTCCAGCAGATGGGTAACGCGCTCGGCCTGGGGCTCGTGTCGGTGGTGTTCTTCGGTGAGATCGGCGACCGGCTGGCCCCGGCGCAGGTCGGGCCGGCCTTCGTGCACGCTTTCCAGCACGCGCTGTGGTGGGTCGCCGGGATCATGGTCGCGATCTTCCTGCTGATGTCCGCCCTGCCGAAACGGCCCGCGCAGCATGTCGAAGGGGCGGCGGACGCCGAGCCGCCGACGCTGAGTAGGGAACCCGAACTGGTGCCCTGACCAGGCGCGACGAGGGCCCGACACCGACCAGGTGCCGGGCCCTCGCGCTGTCCGCGAGGACCTGTCACAGGACCCTTCGTGCAGGGTCGGAAGTCCGTTCATGCCCGATTGAAATCCGAACCTGTTTACTTTCCAGAAATCCGGGCGTAGCCTCCCAGTGAAACCACACGTTCGGGCATCACTCGGAAGTGAACGGACGCCAGCAACGGGCACCACGAACGGACATCGAGGCGGAGGCCAACGACATGTACGCACCGGAACGGCAGCAGGAGATCCTCCGGCTCGCCCGTGACGGCGGCCGGGTGGACGTGCTGTCGCTCGCCGAGGAGTTCCAGGTCACCGCGGAAACGATCCGCCGCGATCTGAAGGCCCTCGACCGCGCAGGTCTCGTCCGCCGGGTGCACGGCGGTGCCATCCCGGTCGGCCGCCTCGACTTCGAACCGGACCTCACCGAGCGCGAGTCCACCGCCGCCGACGAAAAGGACCGCATCGCCAAGGCCGCCCTCGCCGAACTCCCGGCCGAGGGCACGATGATCCTCGACGCCGGTACGACGGTCGCCCGGGTCGCCGCCGCGATCCCGCTGGAGGCCTCCCTGACCGTCGTCACGCACAGCCTCCCCATCGCCGCCCGCCTCGCCGACCACCCCGGCATCCAGCTCCACCTGGTCGGGGGGCGCGTACGCCACCGCACGCGCGCCGCCGTGGACGCCTGGGCGCTCCGCGCGTACGGAGAGATCCGCGCCGACGTGCTGTTCGTGGCGGCGAACGGCTTCTCCGCCGAGCACGGTCTGACCACCCCGGACCTCGCCGAGGCCGCGGTCAAGCGGGCCGCGGTCGCCGCCGCCCGCCGCGTCGTGCTGCTGGCCGACTCCTCCAAGCACGGTCAGGAGCACTTCGCCCGCTTCGGAGACCTGAGCGATGTGGACCTGCTGATCACCGACAGCGGGCTGAGCCCCGAAGACGCCGCCGCGATCGAGCGCGGCGGCACGGAAGTAGTGCGCGCATGATCCTCACCGTCACCCCCAACCCCTCCCTCGACCGCACCTATGAGGTCCAGGCCCTGAAGCGCGGCGAGGTCATCCGTGCCGACACCGAGCGCATGGACCCCGGCGGCAAGGGCGTGAACGTCTCGCGCGCCGTCGCGGCCGCCGGGCGGCGTACGGTCGCCGTTCTGCCCCTGGGTGGTGCGCCGGGGGCGCTCATCGCCGATCTGCTCGACGCGCAGGGCATCGAGGTCGCGCCGGTCCCGATCACCGGAGCCACCCGTTCCAACATCGCACTCGCCGAGTCCGACGGGGTGCTCACCAAGATCAACGCGCCGGGTCCGGAGCTCTCCGCGGCCGAGCAGGCCCTGCTCCTGGTCACCGTCCGCGAGCAGTCCCGCGATGCCGACTGGATCGCGTGCTGCGGGAGCCTGCCCCGGGGGCTGGCGCCCTCGTGGTACGCCGATGTCGTCACGGAGGCGCACGCGGGGGGCGCGCGCATCGCGCTGGACACCTCGGGGCGTGCGCTGCTGGAGGCGCTGCCCGCGCGGCCGGACGTGGTGAAGCCCAACGCCGAGGAGCTCGCGGAAACCGTCGGGCGCCCCCTGGCGACCGTGGGCGACGCACTGAAGGCGGCCGAGGAGGTGCGCGGCATGGGCGCACGCGCCGTGCTCGCGAGCCTGGGCGCCGACGGACAGCTCCTCGTGGAAGACGCGGGCGCCTGGTTCGCCACCGCCCACGTGGACATCGTCCGCAGCAACGTCGGCGCCGGCGACTCCTCCCTCGCCGGCTTCCTGGTCGCCGGCGGCACCGGCCCCGAGGCCCTCGCCTCCGCCGTCGCCCACGGCGCCGCCGCCGTCCAGCTCCCCGGCAGCGTCATGCCGACCCCCACCGACCTGGACCCGGCGGCGGTGACCGTCACGGCCGAGATCCCCCTCGACCGCGAACTGACGGAGCCCGTGTCATGACCCCTCTGACCCGCCGCCGTACGCCCACCCCGCCCCGGCCATGGCGAGACTCCCCGTCACTCACCACGGCCGCCACCCCCACCGCTTCCCCCCACAGCACCCCCGTCCCCCTCTCCGCCCACCCCTCTCCCCGGGCGATACGCGTGCATAGGAGCCCGCGATGAGCCACATGATCACCGCGGACCTGGTCGACCTCGACCTGTCCGCCAGCACCAAGGAAGCGGCGGCACGCGCCCTCGCCGAACGCATGGTGGCCCAGGGCCGGGTGACCGACCTGGAAGGCTTCCTCGGCGACGTGGCCGCCCGCGAGGCCCAGATGCCGACCGGCCTCGACGGCGGCATCGGCATCCCGCACTGCCGCAGCACCCACGTCACCGAGCCGACCCTCGCCTTCGGCCGCAGCGCCGCAGGCATCGACTTCGGTGCCCCGGACGGCCCGGCCGACCTGATCTTCCTGATCGCGGCCCCGGCCGGCGCCGACGACGCCCATCTCACCATCCTCTCCTCGCTGGCCCGCCAGCTGATGAACACCGACTTCACCTCGGCCCTGCGCGCGGCGACCGACGGGGACACGGCCGCGGCACTGATCCGCGGGGACGAGACCCCGAGCGCGCCCCAGGCGCCGTCGGCTGCGCGGGAGGGCGCGGACGCGGACGTGAGCGCGAGCGGCTCGACGACTGCCGGGAGCGAGGACTCGGGCACGGGTGCGAACGCTACGGCGAGCGCTGCTCAGGGCGCTGTGAGCGCCGCGGGCGCCGCAGGCGCAGCCAGCCAGGCGGGCGCCTCCGAAGACACCGCTGCGGCGCCGGTGGCGGCCTCCGCCTGCGCCGCAGCGGCCACTACGGCGCAGGCGCCAGGAGCATCCGCCCCGGCGCAGGCAAACCCGGCGGGTGCCGGCTCCGCCTCGGACTCCGGCGAGCGCCCCTTCCGGATCGTCGCTGTCACCTCCTGCCCGACCGGCATCGCGCACACCTACATGGCAGCCGAGTCCCTGGAGAACGCGGGCCGCGAGGCGGGCGTCGAACTCATCGTCGAAACCCAGGGCTCGGCCGGCTTCACCCGGCTGGACCCGGCGGTGATCGCGGCGGCGGACGGCGTGATCTTCGCGCACGACGTCCCCGTACGCGACAAGGACCGCTTCGCCGGCAAACCCACCCTCGACGTCGGAGTGAAGGCCGGAATCAACCGACCCGCCGAACTCATCACGGAGGTGCGCGAGAAGGCGGCGCGCGGCGAGACGAGCGCCCCGGCGCCCGCGTCGGGCAATACGCCGGTCGAGCGCGCGGGCGACTCCACCGAGGGATACGGCACCAGGCTCCGCAAGTGGCTGATG from Streptomyces roseochromogenus subsp. oscitans DS 12.976 encodes the following:
- a CDS encoding GNAT family N-acetyltransferase; the encoded protein is MPTEHTEVQVRAGIEGDLDALTAIYNHYVRETAITFDTAIFTPEERRPWLLSHPEDGPHRLMVATGAESQQILGYATSSPYRPKPAYETSVEVSVYVAADAGQRGIGTLLYDALFKALADEDVHRAYAGIAQPNEASERLHARFGFRHVGTYREVGRKFGRYWDVAWYEKEL
- a CDS encoding sigma-70 family RNA polymerase sigma factor codes for the protein MATRAVARRQSATGETADSASSVRAHGGEIADRDLVGMYLDEIARTPLLDAAKEVELSQTIEAGVFAQQVLDGEEESKTDATREELEALAAAGERAKDVFIRSNLRLVVAVARRYPRSGLPLLDLIQEGNAGLVRAVEKFDYRKGFKFSTYATWWIRQAITRSIADQSRTIRLPVHLVEELGRIRRVQREFNRENGRDPEPAEIAAELATTPERVTDVLDWARDPVSLNMSVDDEGETQFGDLLEDTSAVSPEQSVLTLLRSEELDDLIGRLDQRTASIIKMRYGIEDGRERTLTEVGKEHGLTRERIRQIEKHALLELKKLARDTGFDAAA
- a CDS encoding TetR/AcrR family transcriptional regulator encodes the protein MSTTPSPAHQQFSASAPVSLTERRKAETRTEIARAAAALFVRQGLRATRAEDIAQAAGIAPRTFYRYFATKEEAVAPLYAAGAQRWAEAVRAAPAHLTVPEALEHAVHHTLTPGVGVSAASWEWVRTLIRLADASPALRKVWAEVCQESDQTLAEILASRPTGLKSSGVDASEAAGSESAEDREESGGHGGHGGRGGRGGREGYERREGHVRREAYERREAYEGREANDNVDARPTPSMPPTRPFSVTPDLRFAAAVAGAAVRVAVESWAATSSPPTGPEGPAALALHNLGSLRGFGWGGQTQGYT
- a CDS encoding helix-turn-helix transcriptional regulator, yielding MTTDTPARVLQLLSLLQTPREWPGGELAERLGVSRRTVRRDIDRLRELGYPVQATKGADGGYRLVAGKAMPPLVLDDEEAVAIAVGLRAGAGHAVEGVDEASVRALAKLEQVLPTRLRHRVSTLQAATTSLTSGDGPSIAPETLTVMASTVAGHERLRFAYRDKDDSESRRLTEPYRLVSTGRRWYLVAYDLDRADWRTFRVDRVSQPFATGVRFVPRELPTGSAAEYLRRSIHRRQETYEFAVRFAAPAAQVSTRVQAWLGVPEDDGEGGCVLRGTSGEPVEWLAMRLAMAGCEFTVRGPDELVECVRELGGRLSRAGR
- a CDS encoding MFS transporter, whose amino-acid sequence is MAAAFMDLVDVTIVNIAIPSIQRSADASVSQIQWITAGYALAFAAGLITGGRLGDIHGRKRLFLIGIGGFTLASALCGFAANPEMLVASRLLQGGMAAMMVPQVLSIVHATFPAHERGKVFGMFGAVVGLGAVSGPLLGALLTEWNLFGLEWRPIFLINLPVGVLAWMLGRRFITESKAPKALKLDLVGVALVSLGLLMLLYPLTRGRELGWPLWGYGCMAGALVVFVALVSYEKRKAAGDGSPLIELSLFRVKSFAAGIAVQTVFGVALGIFFLVWTLYMQIGLGWSPLRAGLTGVPFSLAVSTAAGMSVQKLVPRFGRKVLQAGALVMGAGVLLYLWEAHRYGLAIASWQMALPLVVMGAGMGLIVAPLTDAVLSEVPREHAGSASGLINTVQQMGNALGLGLVSVVFFGEIGDRLAPAQVGPAFVHAFQHALWWVAGIMVAIFLLMSALPKRPAQHVEGAADAEPPTLSREPELVP
- a CDS encoding DeoR/GlpR family DNA-binding transcription regulator, with product MYAPERQQEILRLARDGGRVDVLSLAEEFQVTAETIRRDLKALDRAGLVRRVHGGAIPVGRLDFEPDLTERESTAADEKDRIAKAALAELPAEGTMILDAGTTVARVAAAIPLEASLTVVTHSLPIAARLADHPGIQLHLVGGRVRHRTRAAVDAWALRAYGEIRADVLFVAANGFSAEHGLTTPDLAEAAVKRAAVAAARRVVLLADSSKHGQEHFARFGDLSDVDLLITDSGLSPEDAAAIERGGTEVVRA
- the pfkB gene encoding 1-phosphofructokinase, encoding MILTVTPNPSLDRTYEVQALKRGEVIRADTERMDPGGKGVNVSRAVAAAGRRTVAVLPLGGAPGALIADLLDAQGIEVAPVPITGATRSNIALAESDGVLTKINAPGPELSAAEQALLLVTVREQSRDADWIACCGSLPRGLAPSWYADVVTEAHAGGARIALDTSGRALLEALPARPDVVKPNAEELAETVGRPLATVGDALKAAEEVRGMGARAVLASLGADGQLLVEDAGAWFATAHVDIVRSNVGAGDSSLAGFLVAGGTGPEALASAVAHGAAAVQLPGSVMPTPTDLDPAAVTVTAEIPLDRELTEPVS
- a CDS encoding PTS fructose transporter subunit IIABC; this translates as MSHMITADLVDLDLSASTKEAAARALAERMVAQGRVTDLEGFLGDVAAREAQMPTGLDGGIGIPHCRSTHVTEPTLAFGRSAAGIDFGAPDGPADLIFLIAAPAGADDAHLTILSSLARQLMNTDFTSALRAATDGDTAAALIRGDETPSAPQAPSAAREGADADVSASGSTTAGSEDSGTGANATASAAQGAVSAAGAAGAASQAGASEDTAAAPVAASACAAAATTAQAPGASAPAQANPAGAGSASDSGERPFRIVAVTSCPTGIAHTYMAAESLENAGREAGVELIVETQGSAGFTRLDPAVIAAADGVIFAHDVPVRDKDRFAGKPTLDVGVKAGINRPAELITEVREKAARGETSAPAPASGNTPVERAGDSTEGYGTRLRKWLMSGVSYMVPFVAAGGLLIALGFAIGGYKINKAPSVMDHFVWTQADSWGALLFQIGAVAFGFLVPVLAGYVAYGMADRPGLVPGFVGGAISLTINAGFLGGLVAGLIAGGVVMAIQKINIPAALRGIMPVVVIPLISSAIVGFLMFVVIGKPIATAQKGLTSWLNGLTGTNAILLGALLGLMMCFDLGGPVNKVAYTFATAGIAVSNPSDSAMKIMAAVMAAGMVPPLAMALATTVRGKLFTHTERENGKAAWVLGASFISEGAIPFAAADPLRVIPSAMVGGALTGALSMAFGATLRAPHGGIFVVPLIGNPLLYLIAIAAGVCATTALVVLLKGMRKQTPESPATDPATNAANPTKGSKQPVAA